A segment of the Coffea arabica cultivar ET-39 chromosome 8c, Coffea Arabica ET-39 HiFi, whole genome shotgun sequence genome:
AACTTGACTCTATTGCCCTTTACTGTGAATCTTGGACATTTGTGCATCACCCTATGCTGTTCAAAAGGCTATTAAATGGCCGAACTTATGGCTACCAAAACGCTTCAAACTATACACAgtagtgtttttttttatttgtacggtttttgtgtattttttagGCGTCCTCAAAACACATGAACCCTATGGTAAAGATTAATCACGAAACTAGCAAATCAGCACTACCTACGATGGAAATGGAAAGCCCAAGTACTGCTCTATTCAAAACACAGTATTATTATGACTGATCTATTTATTAAGCTTGAACTCAGGACGTCTGaacatttatttattataaCCATGTATGAGTTATAGAGAATACATGTTGGATAAACCAATCAATGTAAAAGGCATTTCTTCAGCTGAATGAAACATTTTAAACCTTAAGGATAGTGCATGCAGGGTTAAATGATACATTATTATCTTTCTACCAACTACATTTTTCTGAATGTTTAAGGCCAAATATGCGTACAAATAACCAATCTATAATAGTCATTTTGCATATAATGGAGTGCCAAGCAGAATAAGATTTCTTGCAGGAATGGTTTGGTGGGTTGACTTGTATCATTAGGAATCCTAAGCTTTCAATCCCCATTCCCATTTGATTTTCATAAACTGATTAGCGATCCATTATTAATCGTTCTTTCAAACCTGACGTGCAAATGAACACACCTACACGTGCCACCGATCTTGCGCCAGCAAGCGATCCacatgtcctttttttttttttttttttcgtttctctcttttttctttttcttgagaaGGGGGCTGGGGAGGTGGTGGTCTGTAGAGGTAAATGACTTGCATTATCAAAGCCAAGATCCTTTTCTTTGTAATTCCCATTTTGTTGGTATTACTGTTCTTTTCTCTCTGAGTTTTAATAATAGAATGAATCAGAGGAGGATTGGTAAATGACAAATTATGAGTCAACAACAAACCAGAGAAGCATCTTTTGGAAGAGCCTCTTGGtgcctttttcttgttttgttataTAGATTGAATTTGGTTGGGACTGATAATTTTAGAGACGACATATTATTTCTTGCCAAGGGAAGTAAACTACACCAATATTCTAacatttttctttccattttcgcAAGATGAAGTGAATAATTTTCTTGTCAATTCTACTGTCAAGAAAGTTGATCTTTCTAAAGTTTCATCAGAACTTtctgctatatatatatattcgtgtatgccttttctttttctttttttctaactagtccatttattttccttgGATCAAATTACAGAGAGGAATCTcactagtatttattttccttttcgcaTTGCACGAATGGCATCTTCCTATGGTGGGGTAGGGAATAAGGAGCAAAATGATACTCTGAACTATTATTAGTCACTAAAACATGCGCACCTTCATTGGGTGGAGTGACCATGCCGTTTCCTGATTCGATATCCAGAGTCAAAAGAACTTTTGTTCAATTAAGTTAGGAGAAATGTAGTTGAAAGGAAATAATTGAGAAGATTGCTTGTTTGACTAAAGCCTGAAGTTTATCTCCAATACGTCTGCTTAAAAAAGCTGTAGGATACTGTAATAAGACTATGCTAAATtagcaaccaaaaaaaataaaaaaaaaagatcataaCGATACAGTAAACTATAATTATATATGGCCTTATTAAAAATTCAGTATTTAAGGGGTGTTGGTCGTATTTTTACGAGATACTGCTATTCTTCATCCTCAAACTAGCTAGGACTCACTTTCTTGCATCCATTTTTGCCACTGCTAAAACGCCTTGTTAGTTAATAATTCCCATTAGTGAAGTAAAACATGTTGCAGTGATTTTATATACCGTGAACTTTCAAGAATTTGGCTTGCATACTCTTGTAGCTAGGAGTATTTCTTTCGTTTTAgtgctttttcttttgttcttttcagATTCTTTACTAGTTATTTCAATCATGCATGGAAACTCCAATCAAGAGTACAACTAAAATAATCTCTAACTGAAAGACTATCTTGGTTCAAGGATAGTAGTATAATTATAGTGACTTCTAGTGCAGCACAACCTGACATTAtaatttagccaaaaaaaagaaaaagcacacCAACACTACTTGTAGCCAAATAAAGGTCGGGGCTGCATAATCCCAAAAGGTTGTATTGCAGCACTCACAAAATTAACAGAAAGAGTCTAGGAAAATCAAAATGTACAACGATATGCACCAGAGGTGGACAAGAACTACAAAAGGAAGCTCAAAAGTTAATTGGCAGCGGAGTTGCCATGGTTGAGGCGGGACATGTGCCGCATTCTCCCGTATAGCAAATATGATAAACTGAAAGTCTGGAAGTGTTCCGCAGGAATCTTGGCTCGCACATTATTGCCGGACCAGGACCAGTGTGGCGATAAAAGGGCACATCAATCTTGCGAACGCAAATGTAGAGTTCATCGAGATCTTGCATCATGTTTAGTAGTGATTGCACTCCATCTCTGGTGACAAAAGCACACCGAAAACTTAGTTTCTTCAACCCCGGTATATGCCTCCCTATGAGCACAGCAATTCGATTATTGAAAAAGCATCCGCAAATTTTGATCTCTGTCAAGAGTGGACATCTTTCACCAACAATGCTGAAGATATTGACGTGAGGACGACCGAAAAATGAAATGTCCAGACGTTCAAGCATTGTCCAACATCTGAAGGCGGTTGCTAAGCCTCGCTCTGTCGTCCTGACTGGAATATGCAGCAAAAGCTCTTGCAAATTTGGGCACCTGCAGTCATGATCGATGGTGAATTTCATCTTTGATCActagcttaaaaaaaaaaaatatatatatatatatatatatatatatatatatatatatatatatatatatatatatattacaagGGTAAATTCTTCTTCTGGACCTTAAACTATAGGCTTTCTTCCACACTCACTTCCTCAAATACTAAATTTACGTTACTCCAGTACATTCGCATcattaaaactaataaaatagtAGGCAGACAAGTAATGCTCAAAGTAAAAGACAGAATATTCTGTTAATTATGATGATTCAATGAATGATTTTACTAAAGTTGGACAGACGTATTTCATACTTTAGGGCACGAAATATTGTCTAAAATTCAAGTTTAAGAATTACAAGGGAAGCTTGTCTGTATATAATTTAAGGGTCCAGAGTAAAATTTACCCATATATGTAAaagaacaggaaaaaaaaaaaacaaatacaaTTCTGCACAAGCTAATGTAAATGGTTTAAGTACCTCTCGGCTGCATAAGTCAGGTGTGTATCCTCGACCTCAAAATCGATATCAAAAACCAATTTGGTCAATTTAGGGCCACCTAAATGAATGCCCCGCCGAAAGATGAGCTCAAGTTGAGATCTCCAACCTTGCTGCTGGTAGTCTTGGGATTTTCTGTATTCAGAGATGTCCAAAGTACTGGAGAAAACAGCAGCCGAGCATGCCCTCCTCCAGGAGCTACAGACCCTGGAAACGTTCAGCATTCTGTCCATTATACTTACCAAGGCAAAAATGCGCAACAGAATGTCATGTGGCATGTCGGACCAGCCGGTTGCCTTGCTCTTGGAAAGTCGCTTGCCGTCCATAGCAGGATGTCGGCCGAGAGCCTACATGCACAAGATCATacaaaccgtaaaatgatgtgaTCGATTAGTGTTTGACAAAAAGAAACCTTGCATTTTAGAGATGCATGCCATGATTTAGCTCAATCAATACGTGATCTGGCCATGAATGCCTATATGGAACTTGCATTATATTTTCCAATCTTGAGCTGATCTAAAAATCTATTTGCACTTGGGAGGTTAGAAAACAAGACTGAATCTTGATAATGAGTTTACAGTTTTCATTACGCACTAGTACTtgtaagaaggaaaaaaaaagtgatatgAAGCACCACAAAATTGCCTGTAAATTTTTTAACTCTTACGAGTTTTTATGGTTTAAGGGGAAGAAATTATCGATTTGCAGTTGAATATCTGGATAGAAACTTGACCTTTTGTTtaataaacaaaacaaagggCCCACAAACTATTCCCTGGTTGCTTTAAATCAACAACTTACAGTAAAGTAGTGAAAACTGAAAGGGGATTTTAAAAAGTAATTTCGTTCTAGAATTCTTAATTTGAGATCTCATCAACAGCATTTTAGCTAGGATTGCCTCCGTCATGCTTTGCCAATATGCTAATTACCCAATTCAGAAAAGAAATAAACCGCAGGAACGCAAAATTTATGACTGGTTTTGTACGAGTCCACAGGTGTCCttctagtttttctttcttttattttttttttctttttgaagatCAAATTAAAAGGAGATATCCTTGTTTCTCTTTTTTGAGGAGGTAATATTAGAACGAGAGACTTTGGGTAAAGAGCAACCAGAAAAAGCTAAACAAAATATAAGAGAAACTGATACAAATACAGTAGACAACGTGAAATTAAGGAAAACGTACGATTCAGTTACCTTGGGAAATCGGAATGCTGGAATTAATCCTGTTTTGAAGACCCTGAAGAAAGCCTCGATCCTGAGCACTGGAAATGTTGTAAAGTCTTGGCAATTCAGAAAAGAGAAGGGAAGCAATGGAAGAGGTGAATGCACTCTAAAGTAAAGAGGTGAATGTACTCTGAGCAGTTTTTGCCTGAATTGGAGATTGAGTTGCCTACGTATATTGTTTGTTTTTTACTTTCcttttttcacaccaaatcatAATATTTATGGATTTGTTAGCCGTTTTGTTTCGTTCTGGTGACTATCATAACACGTGGTtgggttttttcttttctcttaaaTGACTCCTGTTCATTTAAAAGCATGCAAAAGACTTCTGTTCATTTAAAAgcaagtgtgtgtgtgtgtgtatatatatatatatatataagtgaaaatcgaaaaaaaaaatgcaccattTCTCAAATTAGAACATTGTTTGATTGGCTAAATTCCCATTAGAAATGATTAGCCATGGCTCCGGTCCGGTTCAATGCCAGGTTTGACTTTGTCAAGAAACCGGTCAAAAATCGGTTGGACCGCGAAACCGCTGAACCGGCTTTGAACCGATTATTTCCggtttttgagttttcctttctttttttttttttttttttttttttccaaaatgtagTTACCAAGATTCGAgctcaagacctttgtaatagaagaccaatgtagtAACCGTTGCACTATCACATCTTGTTAGTTTTTTtcgataacttatttatataaaacaaacactcatatttcttttgttccattttttttacaaaatatcaTCCTTtcatgactctttttttttaatcatcaatacacacacacacacactctctctctctctctatcatcttttcttttgccacttatttttaatcaaatctctttatttttaatttattgatgttttcttccatattttaattttgtttttgtccattaaatttaaaaaagttaaaaaagaattatttttctttaacccaatttatttaataccacaaccactcacttttatctcattttttgtttcttatcaaatttgcatttctattttcaattctcttgattttcttagaactccaaacttccttttttaaattgtaaatttaaattccaaaatgtaaattaaaatttaagttcacaatgtctaaattctcatagacgtgaattttgtataatttcaaatattgtgatatttttggattatatttaagatttttttggtagatgtaattgaaattgagataaaatttatttgttttaacttataatttaaaaattttatttttaaaaattcaagttattcaaaaatagtaaacttttcatcatataaagtattaaattatccattacatgtcttattttgtgcacatatatatttatataaattattttttaaaaaatttattgaaccgaggttgaaccggtccgaccggttgaatctcgaccctttcacttcaccggttcgattaacggtccggtttttaaaacattggtttGAAGTAAAAATCCCTCTTATGATTGGCTAAATTCCACTTTTGATCATTAAACTATAGATACAAATCCCCTTTAGTTTttaattaaaccaaaattttataCGATTTACACTCTTAAAGTATGAAACTCATCTCACTTTAAttcttaaatttgaattttgaacacTTTACCCTTCAAAATATGAAACTCATACCATTTTAGTCCTTAAACTTTGACTACACTTGCATATGATTTTTTACTTTCGACAATTTCATGGTAGTGAAGTGTCTAAATTTTAAAGTTAAAAACTAAAGTGTGATAAATTTCATGCTCTAGTGAATAAAGTATCCAAAGTTGAAATTTGAGGAGTAAAGTGGAAGAGTGTCTATAGTTTAAGGGTCCAAAGTGAAATTTATCTGAAAACACCATTAAGTTTTTTAGCCATAAGATTTacctgttcttttttttttttttttttgcatgtgtTTCTTCCATCATTAGGCCATTGGCCATTAGCTACCCAATTTGATTAATCACATTTACTCTTTGGATTAAAAACATgttggcatattaaatcaatactcaaaattagaaattttcattttattatttagtagtgttttagtcaatttagggttttagtaattttattaaagTCAAATTATGGTAGTTTTATTGTTTAGGAGTTAGTATCTTATCAGAAAATTTCTTATGAGTGTAAGACTTGTTTATGAAATCATCAAGTTTATAAATAGGGAGTCATATTATTGTGTTTAGTTGAAAAGAGTGAAggattgagagttttctttttattatgtGATTAATAGATTATTGTTGATATTATTTCTCTTCTCTTACACATATTCTTATGTGTGTAAATTGCCTCCCCATATATATTGATTTTATGAAATATATCtcccataatttttttttgaatttttgaattcTACATCTGGTATCAGAACCttaaattcaaaaaattgatCCCAGGGTGCCTCTAAACATTGAAGAATTGACCTGATTACGAGAGTTGATTATGAGTGTTTTCCGCTCTTAGAGTTAGAGCATAAAATTGCTGCAAAAAAATTAGTTGATCGAGTTAGACCACAAGGTTGGTGATGAAGTGTCATTGATTGTGGATATTACGATAGAGATCGGAGGAGAATCCTATAAGTGAATTGTGATTATGAAAATCACAAAGTGAATTGTCATTAAGTTGACATCAAATTGGAGATGAAAACAGTCTATCCAGAAACATAGATTATTTTCGCAAATGAAAAATAAGTTGAGTGACAAGATAAATCTATTCAGGTGCATGAAATATTGCAGCAGTAAAAATCAAGGGAGATTATTGATCATGATAGTGGTGAATCTGATTCAACAGAGAGCTTGATTTAAGGGAGACAATATTGGCATATTAAATCACGgctcaaaattagaaattttcatattattatttagtagtGTTTTAGTAATTTTGTTGGAGTCAAGTTATGgtagttttattatttagaaattagtatcttattaaaaaaatttttatggtTGTAAGACTTATTTATGAAGTCATCTAGTCTAAAAATAGGGAGTCATATTATTGtatttagtttaaaaaaaagtgaaggaTTGAGAGTTTT
Coding sequences within it:
- the LOC113706661 gene encoding F-box/LRR-repeat protein At3g48880, giving the protein MDGKRLSKSKATGWSDMPHDILLRIFALVSIMDRMLNVSRVCSSWRRACSAAVFSSTLDISEYRKSQDYQQQGWRSQLELIFRRGIHLGGPKLTKLVFDIDFEVEDTHLTYAAERCPNLQELLLHIPVRTTERGLATAFRCWTMLERLDISFFGRPHVNIFSIVGERCPLLTEIKICGCFFNNRIAVLIGRHIPGLKKLSFRCAFVTRDGVQSLLNMMQDLDELYICVRKIDVPFYRHTGPGPAIMCEPRFLRNTSRLSVYHICYTGECGTCPASTMATPLPINF